The genome window ATAAAATGTTAACGATCCGCTTGCGGCTCACGTTATTTTCCCTCACGAATCAGTTTCAAATACGTTTCCTCGAGCGGGTGTTCTCTTTCCGAAACCTCGAGAATCCGGCCACCGGCATCAACAACTGTTTTTACTAATTCGGGACGATTTTTGTCCGGCTCAGTTAGCACAAGAATCAACTGGCTGCCTTCCTCCTTTACATCCTCTACAAAGGCAAGTTTTCTCACTGTATCCACAACCGTTATACTCGGACTTACCAAACGAATGATTACCTCACGTCGGAAAAACCGATGGCGAAGGTTTGAGCTTGTGTCGAGAACCAGCAATTTAGTCCGGATAACCGCAATCCGATGACAGAGTTGCTCGGCTTCTGTCAGATTATGAGTCGAAAGAAAAACAGTATGCCCTTCATTGCTAAGTCGTTTCACCAGTTCCCTGACTTCCTGGGCTGCCTCCGGATCAAGCCCTGCGGTCGGTTCATCTAGAAAGAGGACTTTCGGCTCGTGGAGCAAAGCCCGCGCCAGTGCCAGACGCTGTTTCATACCCTTGGAAAACGTACCCACTCGGCTCTGCCGGCGTTCCCAGAGTCCCATTAATTTCAGGTATTTTTCTACGTGAGCTTCGACATCAATGTTGGAATAGAAACCGGCAAAGTATTCCAGGTTCCGACGGGCACTCAACTTCTCATAAAAGCCCGGGGTCTCGGTTAATAATCCAATACCTTCATGCAGACGATCAATTTCACCATCAGTTCGCTGGCCGGCTATCACCGCATATCCTGAAGTAGGGGCAATGATACCTGCCAGAATACGAATGGTGGTTGTTTTACCTGCCCCGTTAGGCCCAAGAAAACCAAGTACCTCACCTTCGTCAACTTCAAGATTCAGGTCTTCTACTGCCGTAATATTACCAAATCTCTTGCTGATATTGTGTGCTTCGATTATCGTCATCTTGATTAATCCAATCTTTGCGCTATCCTTCAATCATAATTGTCTTGGTCACATCAGCTGCAATTGCAAGTATAGGATAAACGTAGTCGCCTATCAAATTTCAGCAGAATGAGAAGCATGTTCAACAAGTTCTAATAGTCTGCTCACCCAGTTATCAATGCATCCTATTTCAAAGAGGTGCTGTCCATTCTGTTTTTCACTTCATTGTCTACTCCCCGGGAGGGGCATGATAAAGGAGCTATTATGCAGGTAATGTTCCAAAGCGTTTTGTCAGGAGAGCTGGGAGTATCACGACGAGGGATGAAAAATAACTGATCATATATAAGTAGAACATGCCAATTCCCTGAAAACCTGAAGAGGGTGACATACCAAAGCCGCGTGTTGCTGACCCAGCG of Dehalococcoidales bacterium contains these proteins:
- a CDS encoding ABC transporter ATP-binding protein gives rise to the protein MTIIEAHNISKRFGNITAVEDLNLEVDEGEVLGFLGPNGAGKTTTIRILAGIIAPTSGYAVIAGQRTDGEIDRLHEGIGLLTETPGFYEKLSARRNLEYFAGFYSNIDVEAHVEKYLKLMGLWERRQSRVGTFSKGMKQRLALARALLHEPKVLFLDEPTAGLDPEAAQEVRELVKRLSNEGHTVFLSTHNLTEAEQLCHRIAVIRTKLLVLDTSSNLRHRFFRREVIIRLVSPSITVVDTVRKLAFVEDVKEEGSQLILVLTEPDKNRPELVKTVVDAGGRILEVSEREHPLEETYLKLIREGK